The genomic DNA TCTTCCCGATTACGAAACAATGAGGGCTGAATTGTTTAAAACCAGTCCGGAAACCTCTGGAACAGTTGCTTTTCTCAACGTTTGAGAGAGCAACTTCAAGTTTCAGGATCAGTTCTAGTATAGGAGGCCTCAGTATCGAAAAAATAGGTGAAACCCGGACGAATGGTAGCTGAATTCTCTGCTACTGAATCAACACTCTTCATTCAATTCTATCGCGAAACTTGATCACCCCTTCTAAATTTTCATCTCTGAGCTTGTTCACTGAAGTAATTCAATAATTTTCAATTAGATCTGACAGGACAATTCATGCAGCCTTACAAAAAAATCGAGAGCTTTGCTGTTTGTTTTTTAGTATCAATTTTATTGGTCGGCTGCGGTTCTAAGAATCCCCTCAACCGGCAGTCGGTTTCAGGGACAGTCACATTGAATGGGCAACCAGTTAAGGCTGGTTCAATTGAGTTCCATCCCCAGGGAACGAAAGGAACAATGTCTGGGGCCGTGATCGCTGATGGAAAGTATTCGATCGCAACAGCACAAGGATTACCTCCCGGAACCTACACTGTGCGAATTTTCTCTGCCGATGAGACTGCGGAAAGAGAAGAAGTGCCAGGGGAATCCAATAAGTTGGCGGTCGAGAAAATCCCAGCGAAATACAATACGGAAAGTACTCTTAGTAAAAGCGTTGATGCGGGCAAGGATAACGTCTTTGATTTCGAAATTCTCAATGAGTAGGTCTTGTATTAAGATCTCGATATTTCGGTCCCTTTATAAAAGGTTTAAGTCATGCCTTACCGTAGACGAAAAATGGATGGGTTTACACTCATCGAATTGCTAGTGGTGATTGCAATCATAGCAATTTTAGTCGCACTGTTGCTTCCCGCGGTCCAGCAAGCTCGAGAAGCTGCACGGAGGACTCAGTGCAAAAATAACTTGAAGCAGATTGGCATTGCGATGCACAACTACCACGAGGTCAACAACGGCCTTCCGGTTGCACAGTATAGCTGTTGCTGGGGAACTTGGGTTGTGGGGATCATGCCTTACATTGAGCAGACTGCTCTTTACGATAGGTACGAAAAAAATCGAAAGTATGGGATTCCTTCAGACACAGCCCGCTATAACCATTCCGTCAATTTACCTGTTGTCCGTACTCGGATTAAGGCACTCTCTTGCCCAAGTGATATTGATAATGCACCCTTTTCAGGCATTACGAATCACAGCTATGCCGTGAATTTCGGGAATACAGGTTATGGTCAGCAGTCCACGTTAAATGGAGTCACATTTGGGGATGCTCCATTTCGAATTTCCGGGAATAACACACCAGCCAGGAATAAGCGATTCCGAGATGTGACAGACGGGACTTCATCCACGATGATGGTCGCCGAAGTGCTTCAGGGACAAGGCAGAGATTTGCGAGGTTTCCTGTGGTGGGGAGATGCTACTCAGTTCACTACATACTTACCACCGAATAGTTCAGCTCCAGATCGAATTTATTCATCTTACTACTGTAATAATCAGCCCGAGCAGAATTTGCCGTGTGCAGTTTCCACGAGTGCCAATCCGACAATGTTTGCCTCGAGAAGCAACCATGTTGGAGGAATTCAAACCGTTTTGGTTGATGGTTCAACGCGATTTGTTTCAGAGAATATTGACTTGGATCTTTGGCGCGGGTTGAGCACCGCTAGAGGAAATGAGGTGATTGGCGAGTTCTAGAGCAGTTTGCACTACCGTGTGCTCGTGAAGAAAGCATTTCTCTAGAACTGATCCTGAAACCTGAAACTGCTCTGTCAAACGTTGAGGAAAGCGGCCATTTCAGAAGTTTTCGGACTGGTTCTAGTTAAAATACTGTTCGCCGCGAGGCAGATCCTGCAAACCAATTCGAAAGATGCTCTAGATGACTATTCAGAATCGCCACGCACAGCAAAAGTGCGTGGCGATTTTTTATTGGCACAGTTCAACAACCATGAAACGCTCAGGAGTTGCCTTGTATGCGGCAGCCAGTTTTTGAAGAGTGCTCCAGCGTGTGCTGTGCTGCTTGCGTGCAAGTTTGGGGCACTCTTTAGGAAGATTTTCCAGGAGAGATTTTCGGATTACCATCGCGCGGATCTTTCGCATACGGATATTGCCATCGGCCTCACTAGTCAGACAAATGACAAACTGATCGCACGAGACCGGAAGTCCCAAGTCAGACCGAAGAGCCCCGGTTGCGAATTGTTCGGAGATTTCATTCAGCACAGCATTCAGGTAATACCAGTAGTCTTTCTCTGGCAATGGCAGAATTGGGTCTTCAAGAGTTGTCTTCTTGGCTGCTTCGATGACTGCCAGTGCCGCTTGAGAATTAGGAAAGAGCAGTTCGCAGCGAGTTTCATTCAGTGTCCGGATTTTGAGGTTTCCGTCTCGAATGATATTCAGCGAAACATTCAGGCGATCAAAGAACTCACGCTTCTCCCAGTTTTTTGCAGCACGACGTTTCCCGAACAACCAACCGACGAACATGAAGATCGCAGCTGTCACAATCTTGACCCAATGGTCCTCCAGCTTTTCAAATAATACATCCAGTAATTCGACCATCGCGGTAATCCATCATCGAGCGGCGTAACAGTTCATTGAGGCGACACAATCTATCATTTCGAAGTTCGACAGTGCGAGTCTTCTGGGAGCCTGTCTCGTGAAAAGTTTTTTACTCAGACAAGCTACGCGAAAATGATTTCAAGCAATAATTTCAGTGAGATTGCGGGAAGTCTTCGATTGAAAAAATCAGTATGAACTTTGAAATTGCTGGTCATTCTTCACGCAAAATTCATCGCAATTTACTAATCTTTTTTGTGATGTCTTCATCAATTCGTTGTCAGGTTCGTGAGCAAAACGGCGCAATATGATTGAGAACCAAATTTCAGAACATGCGAACAGAAACCACGTTGGTTCGCTGATCCTGGCAGCGACCGCAGCTTTCTGTACTTACTTCTGCATGTATGCGTTTCGAAAGCCATTCGCTGCGGGAACATACGAAGGGCAAGAGTTTCTGGGGCTTGGGCTGAAAACTGTTTTGGTGATCTCCCAGCTTGCTGGCTACATGGTCTCCAAGTTCATCGGGATTAAAGTTGTGGCAGAGATGCCCGCAAAATACCGGGCCACTTCGATTATTGGACTGATTCTGGTCGCTGAGTTAGCTTTGGTCGGATTTGCTTATGCCCCAGATCCAGTCAAGGTGGTCATGCTCTTCTTTAACGGGTTACCACTGGGCATGATCTTCGGAATCGTGCTTTCTTACCTGGAAGGACGAAAGCAAACCGAAGCACTCTCTGCGGTACTCTGTGCCAGCTTTATTATTTCATCGGGTGTCGTGAAATCGGTAGGACGCTGGCTGATTGAAGCTCGCGGTGTGAGTGAATTTCATATGCCGATGATGACCGGGGTGATCTTTCTTGTCCCGTTGCTTCTCTCTGTACTGGCCTTGCAGCTCACGCCTCCCCCTGACCAGACAGATCGAAAACTTCGTAAAGTTCGAAGTGCAATGGACCGGAGGCAACGCAATCAGTTCCTCGCGGCATATTGGCCCGGGCTGGCCTTGATGGTGCTGGTGTATGTTGCCTTAACGGTCGTTCGAACAATTCGCGATGACTTCGGTGTCGAAATCTGGCAGGCCATGGGAGTCACTGAAACACCGTCCGTTTTTGCCAGATCGGAAATGGTTGTCGGGTTATGTGTGACGGCACTGAATGGCCTCGCTGTCTGCTTTGTGAACAACGTGACGGCGATTCGAAATACCGTCGCCATGATGTGTCTTGCGTTCCTACTGGTGGCTGCATCTGCGTTTCTCCAATCCAGCAGTCAAATCTCTCCGTTTGTATTTATGGTGTTGTGCGGGGTCGGGATGTATCTTCCGTATGTGGCATTTCATACGACTGTCTTCGAACGGCTGATCGCAGCTTCGAAACATCCTTGTAACTTGGGGTTTCTCATGTACCTTGCCGATGCTATTGGTTACCTGGGGTATGCAACTCTCTTGATGGTGAAATCGAAGGTTCCAGATAGTGACCAGATTCTGCCATTCTTTCGATTTTCGATGATTTTTATGGCTGCCCTTTCTATTGTCAGCTTGATCGGGGCAGTTTTCTTCTTCAGCAAGACTCTGGAAAGCGAAGAGCTCGCCGAGATGGAAGTTCTTCCTGAACCGATTCCTCAACCAGAGTCATAATCAGAAATCGATTCGTTGAATCGCAATAGTGAAAGAGATACGTTGTTGGAATCAGGCCCGCTCGATCCCGAGTCAGAATCTTCTCTCGCTGCCATCTTTCAAGTAGCTGGTGAGCCATTAAAGCTGTTGCGGTTTCCGATCCCAACACTCGACGCGCATGAAGCTTTGGTCCGCATTGAATGTTGCACCGTTTGCGGAAGCGACTTGCACACCATCAGCGGGAAACGAAAAGAGCCGACCCCCTCAATTTTGGGGCATGAGATTCTCGGTGTCGTTGAACGTATTGGTTCTCCACCGTTATGCGATGTTTCAGGAAATTCACTCGAGGTCGGTGACCGAGTGACCTGGTCGACATGTATTTCATGCGGAGAATGTGATCGTTGTCTTTCTGGATTGCCGCAAAAGTGTTTTTCCATCGCCAAGTATGGGCATGACATCGCTGAAGGAAAATATGCACTCAGCGGAGGGCTGGCAGAATTTATTCTACTTCGCAAGGGTTCGGCAATCGTGAAGGTTGATCCCGCGCTCCCTGCGGAAGTTATCTGCCCTGTCAACTGCGCGACAGCCACTGTGACAGCGGCCTATCGGGTTGGGGGAATCATCGAAGGTCGCCGCGTCTTGATCTTCGGAGCAGGAATGCTGGGGCTGACAGCTGCCGCGTTTGCTAAGTTCAATGCTGCCGCTCATGTGACTGTTTGTGATACCAATGCAGAACGATTACAGCTTTCGGAACGATTCGGAGCTGATTCAACCATCGAATGGTGCGACGACGCCCAAGAGTTTAGCCAGCGTGCTTCTGCATGCTCCGTCGATGGGGAATTCGACCTGATTCTCGAACTCTCCGGTTCCTCGAAAGCTGTTGAAGCGGCCTGCCGATTGGGAGCCATCGGAGCCAGTGTTGTGTTGGTGGGATCAGTGATGAAGTCACCCACGGTTTCTCTTGATCCGGAAAGCATCGTTCGACGCTGGCTTTGCATCAGTGGAGTCCATAATTATGCTCCTGAGGACTTACTCACAGCAATTCAATTCCTCAGTGACTCTCATTCCAGATTTCCATTTAGTGAGTTGGTTGAAAAAATATTTTCGCTCACCGATGTGAATCAGGCGATTGAGTTTGCTCAGAACGCAAAACCGGTTCGCATTGCAATTCGGCCTGGATTCCATGGCAACACCGACAACTCATAAACTTCTGGAACTGTTCGAGAAACATGGCAACTCTCAGTATGGCGGGGAGGATGTCACTCAGCTTGATCATGCACTTCAGGCGGCGACACTTGCAGAGAAAGAAGGTGCGTCGCCTGAATTGATCGTCGCAGCCCTGCTCCACGATGTCGGGCACTTGCTCCACAATCTCCCGGAGAATGCTCCCGATCAGGGGATTGACGATCACCACGAAAGTTTGGGCTATCGATTTGCTTGTCAATTGTTTCCGGAATCTGTGACCGAACCGATCCGCATGCATGTTGTGGCGAAGCGGTATCTCTGTGCGGTCGAACCTGACTACTTCAGCACGTTGAGCCAGCCATCGGTTGTCAGTCTTGAACTGCAAGGCGGACCGATGAATGAACGTGAAGTTTCCGAATTTGAACGGAAGCCATTTGCACACGATGCCGTTCGTTTGCGACGTTGGGACGATACCGCCAAAGATCCCGCATTGAAAACACCACCACTCTCACACTTTGAAAAATACCTGAGTGAAGTCGCTCTCAAAGGAAGTGAAGAATGACACCTCAATATGATGTTGCTGTGATTGGAGGCGGGATCGTCGGCTTGGCTCATGCCTTGATGGCATCTCGACGTGGCTTGAAAGTCATTCTGTTTGAACGGAGTCCGATCGCACAAGGAGCCTCCGTTAGAAACTTTGGAATGATCTGGCCCATAGGACAACCGGCCGGCGAGCTTTACGAAGTCGCGATGAAATCTCGCGACTACTGGCTCATGCTTAGAAAAGAGGGTGTCTTGGAAGTCGAGGAATGCGGCTCGATTCATCTCGCCCATCATCAGGACGAGCTCGACTTGCTCACCGAATTCTGTGAACAAGGAACGCATGAATGCGAGATGCTTTCTCCACGGGAAGTCCTGGAGCGCTCACCACTTGCTAATCCGACTGGTTTACTCGGCGGAATGTTCAGCCCGACCGAATTGCGAGTCAATCCTCGGGTTGCCAGCGCTCAGATCGTTGATTGGTTAGTAAAAACACAAGGGGTTGAGGCTTGCTTTGAGACGCAAATTATCTCAATCGACGAAAATACAATCCAGAGTGCCGGTGGAAAACGCTGGAAGGCAGACCAAATCGTCGTTTGTAGTGGGAGTGATCTTCAAACTTTATATAGCGAGATTCTTGAAAATTCGGGACTCAAACTTTGTAAGCTGCAAATGCTCAAGTCGGTAGCCCAACCAGAGATCAAGTCTGGCACGCCACACTTGGCAAGCGGATTAACACTGCGGCACTACTCTTCATTTGAGTCTTGCCCCTCGCTTGAGAAATTGAAAAGACGTATCGCAGAGGAATCCCCTGAGCTGGACACGTTTGGAATTCATGTGATGACTTCGACGTTTCCGAGTGGAGAAACTATCCTTGGTGATTCACATGAATATGGAGATGCGATCACTCCATTTGATAAATCAGAAATCGATGAACTCATGCTGCGAGAGCTTCGTAAGGTTTTTCAACTGAAAGACTGGACGA from Thalassoglobus polymorphus includes the following:
- a CDS encoding carboxypeptidase-like regulatory domain-containing protein; translation: MQPYKKIESFAVCFLVSILLVGCGSKNPLNRQSVSGTVTLNGQPVKAGSIEFHPQGTKGTMSGAVIADGKYSIATAQGLPPGTYTVRIFSADETAEREEVPGESNKLAVEKIPAKYNTESTLSKSVDAGKDNVFDFEILNE
- a CDS encoding DUF1559 domain-containing protein, giving the protein MPYRRRKMDGFTLIELLVVIAIIAILVALLLPAVQQAREAARRTQCKNNLKQIGIAMHNYHEVNNGLPVAQYSCCWGTWVVGIMPYIEQTALYDRYEKNRKYGIPSDTARYNHSVNLPVVRTRIKALSCPSDIDNAPFSGITNHSYAVNFGNTGYGQQSTLNGVTFGDAPFRISGNNTPARNKRFRDVTDGTSSTMMVAEVLQGQGRDLRGFLWWGDATQFTTYLPPNSSAPDRIYSSYYCNNQPEQNLPCAVSTSANPTMFASRSNHVGGIQTVLVDGSTRFVSENIDLDLWRGLSTARGNEVIGEF
- a CDS encoding DUF5690 family protein encodes the protein MIENQISEHANRNHVGSLILAATAAFCTYFCMYAFRKPFAAGTYEGQEFLGLGLKTVLVISQLAGYMVSKFIGIKVVAEMPAKYRATSIIGLILVAELALVGFAYAPDPVKVVMLFFNGLPLGMIFGIVLSYLEGRKQTEALSAVLCASFIISSGVVKSVGRWLIEARGVSEFHMPMMTGVIFLVPLLLSVLALQLTPPPDQTDRKLRKVRSAMDRRQRNQFLAAYWPGLALMVLVYVALTVVRTIRDDFGVEIWQAMGVTETPSVFARSEMVVGLCVTALNGLAVCFVNNVTAIRNTVAMMCLAFLLVAASAFLQSSSQISPFVFMVLCGVGMYLPYVAFHTTVFERLIAASKHPCNLGFLMYLADAIGYLGYATLLMVKSKVPDSDQILPFFRFSMIFMAALSIVSLIGAVFFFSKTLESEELAEMEVLPEPIPQPES
- a CDS encoding zinc-binding dehydrogenase; amino-acid sequence: MNRNSERDTLLESGPLDPESESSLAAIFQVAGEPLKLLRFPIPTLDAHEALVRIECCTVCGSDLHTISGKRKEPTPSILGHEILGVVERIGSPPLCDVSGNSLEVGDRVTWSTCISCGECDRCLSGLPQKCFSIAKYGHDIAEGKYALSGGLAEFILLRKGSAIVKVDPALPAEVICPVNCATATVTAAYRVGGIIEGRRVLIFGAGMLGLTAAAFAKFNAAAHVTVCDTNAERLQLSERFGADSTIEWCDDAQEFSQRASACSVDGEFDLILELSGSSKAVEAACRLGAIGASVVLVGSVMKSPTVSLDPESIVRRWLCISGVHNYAPEDLLTAIQFLSDSHSRFPFSELVEKIFSLTDVNQAIEFAQNAKPVRIAIRPGFHGNTDNS
- a CDS encoding phosphonate degradation HD-domain oxygenase, giving the protein MATPTTHKLLELFEKHGNSQYGGEDVTQLDHALQAATLAEKEGASPELIVAALLHDVGHLLHNLPENAPDQGIDDHHESLGYRFACQLFPESVTEPIRMHVVAKRYLCAVEPDYFSTLSQPSVVSLELQGGPMNEREVSEFERKPFAHDAVRLRRWDDTAKDPALKTPPLSHFEKYLSEVALKGSEE
- a CDS encoding TIGR03364 family FAD-dependent oxidoreductase; the encoded protein is MTPQYDVAVIGGGIVGLAHALMASRRGLKVILFERSPIAQGASVRNFGMIWPIGQPAGELYEVAMKSRDYWLMLRKEGVLEVEECGSIHLAHHQDELDLLTEFCEQGTHECEMLSPREVLERSPLANPTGLLGGMFSPTELRVNPRVASAQIVDWLVKTQGVEACFETQIISIDENTIQSAGGKRWKADQIVVCSGSDLQTLYSEILENSGLKLCKLQMLKSVAQPEIKSGTPHLASGLTLRHYSSFESCPSLEKLKRRIAEESPELDTFGIHVMTSTFPSGETILGDSHEYGDAITPFDKSEIDELMLRELRKVFQLKDWTIQERWHGIYAKHPTLPVFEAKAEDGVQIFVGPGGAGMTMSFGLADRAWNNWTGVEKQNA